ATTGGTAGGGTTTCAAACTATTCTATTGCATGTAACATCATTTTTAAATATGTTTACTTTGTTTCAAGTCTTACTAATATGTGTAGTGATTGATGATTCCAATTTCAATCATTTTGCCAATATTGAGGAAAGATCTACAATGTCATTGTGTACATTATCGTATATCCCAGCATCTCCTGATAAAAAGTCCATTActcataaaactttttttaatataatgtaGTGCATGAGGAGTGGCAGCAGATATCTCTCAAAGCAAAGTCATCAACAACTCCTTTAGAAGACTGAAAGCGCTACTTGATTACTAAACTGTCATGTACCTGAGAATGGCCCCCCGAAGCTTTTCCATGAATTCCGCTGCTTGTTGCTGCATGTAGGGAACCAACATTGATTTAAATCATTAGACTTTAATTCACAACTTATGCAGATAATGAATAAGTTACCGTTAGGAaaagaacaaagttttcctccaaactggattggagaaatttccttcatagtctataaaagtaacatgtgtccATGaccatgtgagatgcacatgtttttttaatagtaaggacaaagttggaataaatgttattaaaaactcatatgcatctcacatgttattaaaaaaatggacacatgtcacttttatagactaaattgaaggaaattcctccaacccagtttggaggaaaactttgtccgaAGGAAAATTGGTATAGAAATTTCTTGTTCAACACATAAGAGGACTATAAATGAACTTCCTATATTTATGGTTAATTCTGTTCCAAGACTTTGTCAAGCAGATGGATGATTTTTCATTATCTCACTTGATGGGGAGGCTCATAACTTCAACTAGTCCCCATGTTACTTAAATGGATACCTTAGTTGTTGAGAGGGTTAGCCAAAATATTTTGTGTATTATCAACAATTTGACATAGGGCGATAAGATGAGGTCTTGAGCAATTGCAAATCAAGGAACCTTGACCAAAATCCACAAATTCATACAAGATTTAAGAAAAAGCTCTTTATATTAATAGGAGAgaacaatctttttttctttttttgatgtaCTTTTGATACTCTAGTTTGAAAAGGAGCTAAACAGTCATGCTTATATCTATACTAGTTTAATAggcaacaaattttatttttttttaattttttttttttttttgtgcatgcATGTGACACCAAAGTCCCAAAAAGTGCAGATACTATAATATTCTCCTCAGATTAAGTGCTTCAACAAAAAAAGGTTTATCATATATTCTCTATGTTTTTCATCCTCTGTATATTTTGTCTCCACGAGATCAATTCAAATAATTAACCCAAAGTGAAGACAAAGCGTTGGGGGAGAAAACCCTAAGTCTCAATACAAGAGAATATTAAGTGTTCCGAATATTCATATTAGTAGAATAATAgcaaaaatacatttattttcctgtttctCTTGACATGAAATCAATACTGGAGGAAGTATTGAAAGTCAGCAGCAAGAGTATATGCTGACTCGTTTGCATTGTGAAATAATGATACAGTACAATAAATCAATATTGCTAAGATATTAGTCCATAAGTCGTCAGATGTTTCACTTTTCAATGAAAACTGCTACTACTAAATTTATGTATCATAGGCAACCATCCCATGCTGTGGTTGCACCATGCATATGAAGCATTGCGTGTTCATTAATGGGAAGTTGGGTGACAGAGCTAATAGTTGAATCTCATTATTTCAATAAAGTATTTCAATGAGAGAAAGTTCTCTCATACATTATCTCCCTTTTAAGCTTGTGGCTGTAAGTTCACAATTGAATCTGCTACCAAATTTCCCCATTTTATGAATTTGGTGCAGTACTTCTTAGTACAGAAAAGAAAGGTGAGCACCTGTGAAGGATCTTGGATCTCCACCCGAAACTACACATTACAAAACAACTCTAAATTCTATTTAAACTAAATAGGCAAGAGTTTCCCAATCGCTATTACCTGGTTACAGTTGTGAGCATTTGCTATGTTTTCATCGAGAAGGGTCAATAAGGATCTATTTAGTGCATTCTGCTCAACCATCTCCAATAACTACATGGTACAAGTTAATTATTAGGGCAATAAACGATATAAATTATATCAAACTAAGAAGCTTGATGAGTGAAAAGAGGAGCACATACAGTGGCTTTTACATCCTTTGATGTCAAGATTTTGGTTAGGTTTTCTTTTGCTGTTATGAGGTCAGCTTGCATTTTATCATATGCTTCTGTAACAAAAGATAAGGCCAAAGGATTATGAGTTTATAGAAAAATgcaaggatgcatatcctcatCGCCAAAGTTTGGAGTGTAAGATACCTGTTCCTTCCAGCAGGGCCTTCTGCAGTGCTTCTAGCTCAATCAATCTGTCTTCCGCGTTCTAGATACAATATTAGCATTTGCATGTTGTTAGTCAATCCAATCATTACTGCAGGATATAACTCAAATTTATAGTTTGAAAATAGGAACCTGGGTTTTTGAAACAGCAAATCGAAGCTGACCCAACTCAAATTGTAGATGTGAAAAGAATGCCTGGTTCAATCTGCAAATAATACATGTCATAGAAGCATTTGTTGATGGCAAAGTAGAGAATTGaggcaagaaaaaaaagattatattaaTTAAGGGAGCAGATGCAAATGCAATAAACGATGATATACTCATTGACAACTTTCTTCTAAAAGTGTTGTAGGTTCTCCACTGACACTATGCTCCTTCTTgccatataaaatattaaaactgcataagactttaaaaatagaaaaataccaAGGGATAGTATGATTTTTCAGccatctattttttgttttaagaaattCCCCATTTATAATatagaaggaaaaagaaaattcatccCTCTTCCAACCTTATTCAGATCCTTCGAGTACATGGtcattctattaaaaaaaataaataaatattttttttttttttttacaactaaaacttactttcttttttaatatgataGGAAGTCAGGGAAATATTAGCATCAAATAACATTTAACAATATTATTGCAGGTTGCAGATAATTTAGAAGGAAATAAGAGAACTTTCAGCATTAAAGAACTCTAGAcaataagaaattaaagaattccATGTTAGTAGGAGTGTACTTATAAGATCTTAATTCAGTGGTAGGATATTAATAAGATCTTTGATTGTACAGAATGCATATAGCttgcccaaaaagaaaaagaaggaaacaaaaaggTGGAACAGCATTTACATAGCAGGCAAGCTCAAGATTTATTGAAAGGAAGTTTTTccttcaaaagagaaaatacaTGATTTTTTGCAGGTGCCATCAAGTTGTTTGTGTTTAAGAGCTTGAGCTCAGCTGAAGGGACATACTCCACTCCACTTATTGAGTTTGTAGACGTTGTATTCAATTAGTTATTATGTTTGAAAGTTATGTGCAAACAAGCTGCCAAAAAGTTTATAAGTCTACCAAAGTTGCTGGCTCAGAACAGATACAGTTCATAAAACAAAGTACGCACAATTAAGCATACAATTGGAGAATCAAAGTACACCACACTAACATGATTTATAAAACAAAGTACGCCCTCAATTCCGTTTGTATATGCACACCAGAATATTGGAGGAATCAAAACATCAAGCAACAGGTACGCAACTTCAACATTCACGCAATCAACATGTAACAATGTAAAAGCACTAACCGCGGCCTCAACTTCGCTATCTCAAACTCAATCTCTTGTG
This genomic interval from Corylus avellana chromosome ca3, CavTom2PMs-1.0 contains the following:
- the LOC132175071 gene encoding uncharacterized protein LOC132175071 → MSALSIGIATTAITIRRNLTPSSSSRPRVSCIGWDPEGLLGPPQTGHIARREFKRRLERDTEAREAFESQVREEKERRRALRQSRVVPDTPEELIEYFLDTEAQEIEFEIAKLRPRLNQAFFSHLQFELGQLRFAVSKTQNAEDRLIELEALQKALLEGTEAYDKMQADLITAKENLTKILTSKDVKATLLEMVEQNALNRSLLTLLDENIANAHNCNQQQAAEFMEKLRGAILRYMTV